A window of Halomicrobium zhouii genomic DNA:
ACTGACGTTCCGGCACGCACGACCGCACGCGCCACCCCGGGTGTTGACGGATCGCCGAAAACCCCTTTCCACCCCCGTTCGATGGTATCACCATGAGCTTCACGCTCTACGAGCTAGACGGCTGTCCGTACTGCGAGAAGGTCCACGAACGCATGCAGGAACTCGACCTCAACTACGAGAGCGAGTGGGTCGAGGGGCTCCACTCGAAGCGCGACGAGGTCAAGCGCGTCTCCGGCCAGCGCGGCGTGCCGGTCCTCGTCGACGAGGACGCGGGCGTCACGATGGCGGAGTCCGAGAAAATTCTGGAGTATCTGGAGCAGAGTTACGCCTGAAAGAGCAGCTCGCGCGACTACGAGTTACTCTTCCGGGTCGAAGTCGAGCGCGGCTCCGTTGATGCAGTAGCGCTTGCCCGTCGGTTCGGGGCCGTCGTCGAAGACGTGGCCGAGGTGGCCACCGCAGTTGGCACAGACGACTTCGGTCCGGTCCATTCCGTGGCTGGTGTCGCGGCGCGTCTCGACGTTGCCTTCGTCGTAGACGTCCGAGAAGCTGGGCCAGCCGGTACCCGACTCGAACTTCTCGTCGCTCTCGAAGAGCACCGTGTCGCAGGCGGCACAGGTGAACGTGCCCTCGTCTT
This region includes:
- a CDS encoding glutathione S-transferase N-terminal domain-containing protein, whose product is MSFTLYELDGCPYCEKVHERMQELDLNYESEWVEGLHSKRDEVKRVSGQRGVPVLVDEDAGVTMAESEKILEYLEQSYA
- the msrB gene encoding peptide-methionine (R)-S-oxide reductase MsrB encodes the protein MSETDADDLPTDDAEWRERLTDEEYRILREAGTEPKFSSDLIDVKDEGTFTCAACDTVLFESDEKFESGTGWPSFSDVYDEGNVETRRDTSHGMDRTEVVCANCGGHLGHVFDDGPEPTGKRYCINGAALDFDPEE